The DNA segment TTTTGTTATGCATTATTTGCCCCTTAGACAAGAATAGACTCCGGTTCAATGAAACAGGCGAATACAAGTAGATCAGGGCGATTCAACTAGAATACGTATCTGATCGAAATTACCTGCCACCATCTTTACCATTAACGTTTTTCGATCCTCACTCAGGGTTAATACGTCTAAAGTTGACTCGTCAATCTCTCGCCAGGTTGATGACTCACCGGTGATTCCCCTGTTGATATCATCACTGTAATCAACATTCGGATTTCCGAACAAGGAATCTGACTCGATTATCTTGTCAGTATCTACCAGAACACCAACAATGGGACATCTGAATGCAATCGTCCCATTTAGAACTAGATTTTGCTCAAAACTTGTCCCGCCAACACGATCTATATGAAGTAGAAAACTGTCGACAGGTTTGTCCACTTGCCCGGGGATTGCTTCAGTATCCAGAGTTAGGTCCTGCGATGTATACTGCCCTGAGGATATCAAACCAGTGATCTCATTTTGAAGTGGAACTGATTTTCGTTCCTCAATAAGAAACATTTTGCTGTCGCTTTCAAACGCATCCTGCTCCAGCGATTTCGGGCTGGCACGTAAAAAGTCTATACTTCCTTTTACTTCGACTGACGTGAGCACATCTTTCCATGTCTGTTTGTAAGCATATCGATCGCACGGTATGTCGCTGACAGTGCCCGAACCATAAGAAACCTGTTTGGCCTGCCCGGCAGTCAGAACATTATCATAGTGCTTGTCATAAAGCGATGCCATTTCAACTTTACCATCGAACACACTTACTTCACTGCTTTGGTTCTGCCTTACAGTAACACCAAACTCTGTACCAAGATCGGTGATCTCAAAGTCAGCACTCTGAATTTTGAATCCGTATGCCTTAGGCGGAACACTGCATGCAACCTTGCCGTAATAAAGGAAGATTTCGTCTGTATCGCGCATTTCGAACTTTGCCGGAGACTCAATTATAACGTCTGCTCCGTTGTTGCTGAGTATTCTGGCAAAACCTTTTGTCAACAAATACGGGCTGTCGCCTGTCCAGAAGCCAACTCCGTTTGTCCACCGCACTCCTTCGTCCGTCCACTCTGCATCCACCTGGTCAACGAGCGTAGCAACCTTGATGCTGCCCTCTTTAGGACGGACAAAATTCAGAATGAAAACAACAAATAGAAGTGCCGCGGAACTAATGATAAGTGTAACAATCTGAAACTTACTAAGTTTGTGCTTTTCACGTTGCGGGTATTCCACCTTTTGAATTATGTTCCGGCCTTCCTCTTGTTCGGAAACGACTACAGCCGGAGCTGTCATCTCATACTTGCTCAACTCCGCCCAAAAGTCAGAGCTTATCGGGTCTGATAGACTACTTTGGCTGAGATCGATACCGTTCTTCAGCAAAGCCGTGTTTTTCATAAACTCTCGATAAAACTCTAGTGCCTCAGGAGATTGAGCGAGCTGCTGGTTTAACACGGATAGTCCGTGATCAGTTATCGAACCGTCCATCAGCCCCATTATGAGCTTGCACAGTGCTATTCTTTGATCGTCACTAATCATTCGTTATGTCCTGATGTTCATACTATCTCAAATATACTGCTAAAAAGCTCAGTCCAATATCTGGGCCGTGCCTTTGAAAAGACCCAGGAGCGCTCGCAGGTTATAACCGTTCTGGTTTGGCAGATTAGGTCTGTCCTGACTATCACCCCAGAAATCATCTGCATTTATGGCTTCTTTGTCATTGCTGAATACAACATGGCCGTCTCCATGAAGCACATTGATACCTGCAGGCTTATTCACCCCCGCGCGGTGCATTACGGTATTCTGTGTATCGATAAGGTCAGCGGCCAGACTCGTGCTAGAAGTCATGTTTGAAACCTTATAACCTACCATGTGAACCTTTACGTCCCGGTTGCTGCTTCCACACTGGATAACTTCCCTGGCACGTACTTGAGGGATATAGCTGTAACTTACTCTTACCGCCGCACTGTTGGAGTTACCTGGTGGATTCTTGACAAAAGGCCAGGAAAGGCGACCAATATAGGGTTCGTAAGAATAAGTCTTGCTGACGGTACGTGCTGAGGGACAATAAAATACTTTAGGATCCTTCAGATAATCTGTGGTGATCAGCCACGTCATATTATATGGATCACCTATTATTTTGTCTTGATCAGAGGTTGCGTTCGGGTTGATGTGGCAAGCAAAATATGCCGCCCAGCCTGCATAACCTGCTGTGCCTCGCCAGTTTTCTTCCATCCAGCTTGGAGGCACCTTATTGTTATTATCAGTTGCATAAGTGAGCATGCTGATTCCGACCTGTTTTAGATTGGAACCGCAGGTCACACGGCGAGCTCGCTCTTTGACCATGCCCAGTGCGGGCATCATAATGGCCAAGAGTAATGCGATAATCGAGATCACTACCAACAATTCGATGAGGGTAAATCCGCCTTTTTTCAAATTCATGTGTTTTATTCCCGCTTTAATTCCAGTGTTTTCCGCCAAACAACTTTACAACAAAACACGATCATTGACTCAGGTCACTACTCTATGCCGCTACCAGTCTGCAGGCACTATTCATTCCGTCCGGTTGCTAAATTGTTTTGGATGCATCGATACAAGAGATTATGTATCCGTGCTAATGTATGGTAGATACCTGTTTTCGATCGCCCCAATACTTCAGCGATCTTGCTCATGGGGTAGCCCTGGTAGTATTTTAGGCTCAGTATTTCCTGGTCGCGACCATCCAGTTTCTTGCGGCACTTTTTCAGGACTGCCAACCGCTCTGCCAAACGCTCTTCTTCTTCCATTTCGCTCATCTCTAATTCAGCAATGCGAGTGTACAGGTCAGGATTCAAAAGAGGACGTGACTTGCTGTTTTTCCGCAAGAAATTCAGGGCCTTGTTCCTTGCGATAGTGATGCCCCAAGCAGTGAAATTCGACCCTCTTTCGAACCTGGAAAAGTTTTCCAGCATTGCTGCTGCGGTATCCTGCAAAAGGTCCTGAGCATCGCTTTCATTGTGAACCATCGCGAAAAGGAAGCTCAAGATGCGGGTCTGAGACTGTCCGTAGAGCTCAAAAAACTCTCTATTCCTATTATTTTGCGAGCTTTCACTCATGTCTCTAAGCCTTATCGCTCATGTTTACACATTTTTGGCTTGTCTTTTCGTGCTTAACACTATGTTAACAATTTGCCACCCTTTTTTTGATGAGTAAAATTGAAAAATTACTAACATACTTGTTTGCAGATGACATATTTGCATAGATGAGGCCTCTACGAGCAAAAAAACAGCCGCCTCGCCCCAACATATCCCATATGCAAACAGATTCGTCTTTCCAGGGCCAGTTACTGCAAAACAACCATCCTGAAACAACCATTTACTGGAATTTTTCGCCAATCCTGACCATGGCTAAATTCGGTTAAGCCAAAAAAAATATGGCCCCAGCACAGTGCCAGAGCCATATTTTGTTAACATCTTTAAAGTCGCTGATTACAGATTACTCGCATCCAGCAGCCAGTCCTGAGCCAAGTAGACGAAATCCAAGAAGTCGACGACACAATCGTCATTGATGTCCTCGTCAAGTATTTTGTACTCGTTGAGGCAGAGCTTCGTGGTGACATCGTCTTTGATCAGGAAGAAGTCGCTAAACTCTTCGGTGGCACCGGAGGCATCGCCGCGGTAGAACCTGATCTGATATACTGCGGTGGCAGCACCATTTGGGATATCCCACACGTACTTGTGCCACTGACCATCGTGTGAGCTCATATCGAACCAGTCTCTGTAGATTCCGTCGTCATTTCGGCTGTCGATACGAATGTCGGCAGAACCGCTCGTGCTTTCCTGATAGACCCAGTAGCCGAACTTGTCAAACTCGCTGAAGTCAACATCCTGCGGAAGTCCTATTGTAATGCCGTGAGCCCAGCCACCTTCTGAATCATCGTATGACCAGACCATTGTACGATTACCTGGATCGTGATTTTCATCAGCCGGAGTGGGGCTGAAATTGAGTTCCACACTACCAACGGCCCAAGTCGTACCGTCGCCTTCCCAGGGTGCTACGTAGTCGGTCAGCTGCGGTTCCTGATCAGGGAAGTTAGGATCAGCCCAGTTTTCGTGATCCAGATATGCATACTCAGATGGCGGGAACTGTTTGGTGTCAGTGAGCCACTCCGTTGCTAGTTGTTCGAGATCGTACATATCAACTCGGAGATCGTCTGTGAGATCAGTCTTCAGGTCACGAGTCGTGAAACGCCATACGTCACTCTGCCACAGCGGATTGCCCGACCCGTCTGATTCCACAACATACCAGTAGTACGTCGTGTCGAGATCCAGGTTGAAACCAAAACTTGCCTCAGGTGAAGTCAAGCCGGCAATAACCGATGGATCCGTCAGCGGATAGTTCGGATCGTAGTCAGGAGCATCCAGATCCGGTGCCGTCGTGCTGTAGTAAACATCGAACAGCTCGGACCCCTCGCCAGCATACCAGCTCAGATCAGTGTCGAACGGCACACCAGTGGCGTTGTCCGCGGGAGAAGGATAAACCGGCGCGTCGACGAGATCTTCATGCGGCAGAGCATAATTGTAAAGCTTAACGTTATCCAGGTATCCTCCAAATGGAACCAGGCCATCTCCTCTCAAGGCACCAATAGTAATCGGCTCTCCGGTTCCTGTACCAAGTGAGAAGTCAGAAGTGCCGGCCCAAAGGCCATTGATGTAGAATCTTACATTTGATCCGTCGAATGCAATTGCAACTTTGTTCCACTCATTGGCTGTTACCTGTTTAGTGCTTGTTCTCGTAATATCCCACGTACCTCTCCTCGCAATACTTACAGTACCATCTGCGTTGACAGTAGTATGGAACATCATGCCGTCTACAGACCATCCGGTCCGCTTGGACAAAAGACCCCCGCGAGTGACGCCGTCCCACTTGACCCAGGCATGTATCGTGAACTCGCCTGTCTCTGCGGTGGGATCCCACGTGCCTGCTGTCGATGCTTGATCTGATGTGAAAATTCCAACAGCGCCTGTGGCATTGCCGTCGGCATCTGTCACGAATGTTGGTGCAGTCGTACCGACCTTAGTCGCATCATGCCCATAACCCGAAACATCCAGGTAAGTGTTGTTGCTGAAGTCACTCTGATCCATCGTCCAGTGTGCCTTGAGTGTTTTGAGGATCAGATTAGCGGGCTCAGAGGCCTCACTGCCTGCACTGTTCGTCAAAACACAACGGTACATCGCTTCATCAGCGGCTGTTACGCCGGCAATCGTCAGCTCAGACGTATTCGGTGTGCTTGCTTCATCCAGCGTGACAGTCCCGGGTGCTGTGGTCCAGCTAGCACCGCCATCGGTGGATTTTTCCCATACATTTGAAGTAATCGCAGACTCGGAAACAAATTCAACTGTAAAGACCGCATCCTCACCTGCGAACAGCGCTTCACCGGTCGGGGTAGCATCGTCAATTGCAGGTAAAGCGGGAATAGTCGTAAAGCTCCACGCATCACCTAAAAAAGGCTCTGTGACGCCAGGCTCATATGAGTCAACTATCCAGTAATAAGTTGTGCCGTTTGCCATTGGACTCGGACTGGGTGAAATGGTCGTGATATCTTCAACACCATTGGTCAGTTCAGTCAGCCCATAGTTCGCCAGACTGTAGTTCGGCTCATTCGTGCCGAAATAAACCCTGCAACCATCCTGAGTGTAAGCTTCCGGAGCCGTCCAGCTAAGATCTGTGTCAATAGCTACATCTTCAGCTCCATCAGCCGGCGTTGGTTGACTTGCTGCGGGATTGGCTGAGTTGATATACAAATTATCAAACTCTACGCCGAAACCGTTAACGGCCACCTTATGGCTGGTTACAGCCGGCACGTCGGAGATGTTTGCGGTAGCGATTGCATAATTACTCGGATCGGCAACGTTGACAACTTCGAGAGTGACCTCCGAACCTGTATCGGTGACCGTAATGTTCCAATCGCCTGCTACGCCATAAGTCAGGTTACTAGTGTCTTCCTGAAGGCTGCTTACTCCGGCCCAAGCCGCTCCGTCTGCTGCCTTATACATTATACCTGTATTATACTGGTTGTTCATGAAAGAAAAACGCAATCCGGTACCGATAACGCCACCCATATTTGGCCATCCAGCGGTATCGTATTCACCGTTGGATCGTGTCCAGATCACAATACCTTTGCCTGCGGGAATGTATGCAGTAGTGGTAACCGTCAACGTTCCCTGGGTCGTAGGATCCCAACCTCCAACAGTCGCCATGTAAGGCCTGGCGTCCACCTGGGTCATGGTTAGATATCCGGGGTATTCGAGAACTTCAGACCCATCCTTTACCACCGGGATCCACGTACTGGCATCCAACTCGCCGTCCGTGAAATTGTCGGCCACCGGAATGGCCTGAGCAGCGCCTGCTACGAGCAGACATAACATTAGCATTATTAATTTCTTCATCATCTTACTCCTTAAAAATACATTTTATTTATTAGTCACTCCGAAAACGCCTCTTCGTCAGGCAATTCCCGCAATATCTGCTTCTGCAGTTTAGAAAAGCCTTGACTCATGTTTTCACAAAACTCCGAACCAACACCAAAAGAGGACTGCTTTTTGGCTTAAGCGACTTCTGAATGCCTGACGCTGCATCTCATGGCAATTAATGGCTATTTAACGCCATTCATCATGTCTCTAATCCGTACAACAAATAACTATTCTCTTTTTGATGAAAAAAATTGAAGTTTTTTCTTTTTTGTTCATTTGCAGGTCAGATGACATTATCAGTGATGATGTGACAATTACAGTCCCGATGAACGTCTAAATTGGTGATTACCCAGTCCATGCACTCCCGGCTTGATATTATCAAAAAACAATGGAACAAGTCAACTGGTGAGAAACTTGCCACCTACTGGCGACTGGAATGCTCCCAAAAGCTTATCCAGTTTATGTGATGGTATAATCGACTAATTTGGTATATTGATATGACTAGATTTAGGAGATTATGCTCATGAAGAAACGTTTTAGCGGTCCACAGATTGGTGCCAAATTACGGCAGGCAGATGTTTTGATCGGCCAGGGTAAGACGGTGCCGGGGTATGCAAAGAGATCGAGATCCCGCCACAGATGGCGTCGGCATGAGCCCTGACATGGTCAGGCAACTGCGTTAGGTTCAGGAGCCCGCCCTCATTTAATATCCCCCCTCCAGAATCCATAGCAACGTTGTCCTTAAACAGACAATTTCTCAAAGTAAGCTTGCTTTGGTATACACGTGGCTTGACCCCGAAAAACTGTACCGTTGCTGATTAGAGAGTATCCGTTATAATTTGTTAGTTTTTATGGAAAGGATGCTCTTATGAAACGCAAGAATCACAGTCCCGAACAGATTGTCAAGATGCTCCGCCAGGCGGATGCTGTAATCGGCTCCGGCGGTACGGTCCAGCAGGCCTGCCGTGAGCTGGGCATCAGCGAGGCGACCTACTACAACTGGCGCAAGCAATACGGCCGCATGAAGCTCGACCAGGTCAAGCAGCTCAAGGCCCTGCAAAAAGAGAACGCCCAGCTCAAAAAGCTCGTTGCCGACCAGGCACTGGACAACGCCATACTCAAAGAGGCGCTTTCGGGAAATTACTGAGCCCGGCCCGGAGACGCAAAGCGGCCAGGCATGTTCAAAAGAGTCTGGCCGTATCCGAGCGTCGGGCATGCAAGGTGATAGGTCAGCCGCGAGCCAGCCAGCGGTATAAACCTCAGCAGCAGCCAACGAACACGGCACTGACCAGCAAGATAATCGAGCTGGCAAAGGAACACCAAAGCTACGGCTACAGGTTTATAACGGCCAAGCTTCGTCAGCATGGCTGGCGTGTAAATCATAAACGAGTTCAACGAATATGGCGAAAGGAAGCATTACAGGTGCCTCACAGACGCAAAGGACGAAAAACGAAAGGCAACAGCGACAACAGCTGCAGCGTGCAAAAAGCCGACTACAAGGACCATGTCTGGACGTATGATTTCGTCAGCGACCAGAGCGAGGACGGTCGCAGTCTGAAGTTTCTCACGGTGCTCGATGAGTTCACGCGTGAGTCGCTTACGATAGAAGTAGGCAGGTCGATCAAGTCGGGCGATGTGGTTGAAACGCTGGAATACCTGTTTGCGGTCCGAGGCGTGCCTGGGTTTATACGTAGCGACAACGGGCCGGAATTTGTGGCTAGTGCGATCAAGAAGAAGCTCGGCAAAAAGAACGTCGAAACGCTTTATATCGAGAAGGGTCAGCCGTGGGAAAATGGCTTCATCGAATCGTTCAACGGCAAGTTCAGAGATGAGGTGCTCAATCGTGAGCTGTTTTATTCGGTTAAGGAAGCGAAAGTGATTGTCGAACAGTGGCGGATGGAATATAATAACCATCGGCCGCACAGCGGGCTGGACTACGCGACCCCGGCCGAGTTCGCCGCCACGTGCATTGCTTCCGCTTCGCCTACGGCTCAGCTACAGCAATACACGACAGATGAGAAGGACAACTCTCTAACAGTAGCTGGTACATAATTCGGGGGCAGGTCACACGCATCCCACCGCCCTGATAATGATCAGGCATGAGACCGACAGCATTGCCGCCTGATATTGTGAGTCCTTCCAAAACTACCGGCGAATCTATACATCCAGCAGTAACCACGTGGCAACTATTATCATCTCGAGAACCTCCATTGTCATCTAAACTAACCGACCCCTTCGAGGTTTAGACATAAAAAAAGCACCGATATCATTGTTTGACACCGGTGCTTGCCGAACGGAGGAGGAGGGATTCGAACCCTTCAGATTCACGGTAAACAAAGGACTTACAACAATTTTTGGGGTATTAAGTATAGTCTTAAGTATATGGATAACCCATTGCCCCTACAGAGATTAACAAAGACTGAAAGACGTTTTTTTTCAAACAAACTGCTTTCTTCAATAAATGCTTTACTTTGCCACCTCTATGTCAATTTAGGGTGGTGCTAAAGTGGAGTTATTTTCGTCGCATACGCATTTGGGACGCATACATAAACACTCACTATTTAGAACAAGGGGGCTGCTTACATTGCAGCACCCTTATCATAACAACCTACTTAATCCAGCCGACCAATTTGAAAATTGTCAATATAGCCTTCAAAATCCCAGCCAGCACCTCTCAATTGAATGCTAATAATAGATGCAGCCTCTGGCCAAGTCTCCTGAATATTAAAAGCGATCCCCTGCACCCACTCCCCCTGTGGCACATCTAAGCATCTCTGAATGAACGTTGATTCAGTTTTGTCTTGAATAGCACCTCCGTAGTTCAATGCATACTTGAGAATCATCTCATTGCCGTCAGAATCCTGTGCCGTCAACTGCACTATCACTGGAAACTCTCCACAATTCCAGCCGCAGCCTGCTCCTACGCTACGGTAGACTGCATTTGCATCAAAAGCTACATAGGTGCCTGAATTCACAGGAATTGAAGCTTCCTTCAAAACGCCAACACTTCCACCATTACCACCTGCGCCAGATCTGTAAAATTTCAATGCACCATCTTCAACTACTACGCTTCCTGGGTAATCATCGTTATTTTGCTCCTGCCACTGCGGGTCAGAAACAAAATCACCATCATTAAAGTTGTCGAAAAACAATGTTGGCTCCTTGATTGCCAAGATTCTTCGTGAGCCATACCAAGACCCCAAACTGACTAAATAATTGTCAATATTATCATGAGCCATATAATATGAGGGCTTGCTATGTTCATGACGTGAAGCATAGTAATATCTATCTGAGGAGTATTGTTTTACTCCACCTCTTGTGACAAATGCACAATCGCCATGTTCGGTAAGCCCTAAACCATCGAACAAAGCCAAAAGATCGCCGCCATCAGCATAAAACTGTTTTAAGTCATTCCAATCTGCAACCCGATAATCAGCACCAAACTGTTCACAGACTATTGCATCCCACTCGGCTTGATCATCATAAAGCCCTTCCGTAACGATAAATCCATTTACTGGGGTGGGCTCAATTTGCTCCAACCAAAACTCAGAGAGCACGATCAGATCCAGAATATCAATGTGCTTATCCCTATTCACATCTGCCCCATCACAGTAAGTAAGCGAGTCGCATGAATTGAGCCAATTACCTGCAAGCTTAGCAAAATCCTTAAAATTGACACTGCCATCGCCTGTGATATCTGCCACATCCAAAGGTTCAAGAATGTTTAACGTAATTATCGAACTCCAGTTATTTGTTTCGTCGGACTCTTCTACACTGTCAAAATCATCCCCCTTGATTCTGACGTAATATGTACCTGCTTGCTGAGGTGCAACAAAAGTTAGTTTGCCTACGTGATCAGAGCCAGCAGCAAGAGAAGACATCTCTAGTTCAGCAACCGCACTAGTCTCACCCAAACTATTCCAGTCCACCTGCTGATCAGTTTCTATATATGCAGTCGTATCGAAATAGTATGGGTCGTTAGGTACGGCATTAACTGTACCAGTGTTGGAAATAGTAACAGGAATTTCCAGATTCCCCCCAGTTAATTTCTCAGTTGTTGTCAAATCGACTTCAACCACAATATCAACGTAATCAGGTGAGGGGCCGTCAGAAATAATGAGATCGACACTTTCACCAATGGTCGTAAATGAACCAGAAGCTGGCAGTTGTGAAATTACGAAGCCGACAGGAACAGTTTCGCTATAATCGTGAGAAATGGAACCAAGGGTAAGCTGTGAATTCGCAAGAATACTCTCTGCTTCTGCCTCAGAACAACCAACTACATCTGGCACAGTAACAGTTACAAGCTCAAAATCAACTACAATCTGATGATCAGATTGGACATTCGTAATCGTACATTGATCTTGCCCATCAATTGTAGACTGATGCACGTCATCGATGAACCACTGACTTACCCTATAACCTTCCGAAGGGACAGCGCTGAAGGTCTGATTCTGACCTTGCTCAACATGTGCATTTCTTGGAGAAACGGTTCCACCAGCAAGTGCTTGGGCAGTCAGCGTATAAATTGGAACCGTGATCGGCTTATAAGTAACCCGTACTATATGGTCCGAAGTAACATTCTCAAGTGTAAATTCTGCGACTCCCGCATATGCGGACTGAATCACATCATCCACATACCATTGATCGACCGTATAGCCTGAATCGGGAAGAGCTGTAAACAATTTGGACTGTTCAGCCTCAACATGCTGGACCTCACTCGGAAGTATGCTTCCGTTTTCATCAGATTCAGGTACAACATCGTAACTCTCATATAAGTGAAAGTCCAAAGCAAATACATCACGATACACTGCCCCCTCGACAACTTCAAACTTCAGCTGATAATCGCCAGCCGCAAGCCCCAGAAACGGAGCAACCTCTTCAACTCCCACATCCTGGGTTTCATAAGCATGAAGTGTTGTAGTTTCATCATTATCAATGCGTCTGCTTATGCCATCACCAACAATAGTTATGTATACATTTACAGAAAGATTTTCACCTGTATTATTGTGGACTGTGGCCCCCATATCCGCTATTTTTGAAAAGGAATTTGGTAGATTTCGCTCATTCTTTCTCCATACCCCATATCCACTGCTGTACTGCGATCCATCAAAATCAAAACAAGCCAATACCTCTGTTGGGTCAGTAGCATCACAAGCAAGTATCATGTTCATTGCCTCTGACGAAACAAACATCTCCTCCCATAAGTCGTTATAGGGTAATGGTTGAATGGAAACAGTCCTGCTTATCGGACTGGGCTGAGACACGAATCTGAGTGTGAGTATGGGATAAGGTGTGTCATGGACCAACGCTTTAAATTTTTCCCACTTCACAAAAACATTTTTATAAACTTCCGGTTTATCATAGGTACCATCAATCGTTTCTATAAAAGAAAACAGTGCACCCGACGGATCATGCACATAAACACCTTCGTTGGAAATTCCGGTTAAAACAACTGCATGTCCTGCGTTGGCAACTTCGTCCGAAGGAACTATACCCATCACAAGAGGTCCTAGTGGGACAGTCTGATCTAAATAGTTACGCACGCTTTGCCACAACATATAGTCCGACAAACCACTATCATCATTTTGCGTAAAGTTTTTGTGCTCATATCCAAATCCATCTCTTGCATAGAAGTATTCACCCAAGGGCGATAGAACGTCCTCAACCCCTATAGTTTCTGTTATATCGCTAATGCTGCCCCCCCCACTTACATCTTCTCCATCCCAAGCAGCTAACTCCCATGGGGTAACAGAACTTCCATAATATTTTGCGGCCATAGTTGTGGCATGAAATAAACACCACTGCGCATTGTATTGACTATAATAAGGAACAGCATGCAAAACACTTGGTTTAACGTGAAACGAATCTGCCCAGTCCCAAGCATCCGTTTTACCCCCTGGATCAACCTCTGTTCTAACCGCCTTGTAGTAATTCCCCTCTTCATTGGGAGTAAAAGTACTAGAGAATATGTACTGACTATTGCCTGCGATTTCATGATAAGGCGTGGTAACATCGAAATCCCAACTAGTTGATTGATCACGATCCAGTAAAAGCCTAATTCGGGTTTTTTTTGGTGTTGGAGTGTTGTTAACGACCACTGCTTCAATTCTCAGCTCTTCGCCAGCGATAACCGTTGAACTTGAATTCAGCAACTGATCATCCTCAACTCTATAGAGATTTAACTCTTTTACGAAAGGCCAGTTCCGCTTCATTACAATTGAATGGCTCGCCGAATCTACCATTAACTCACCTGTGCACCATAGCTCACCTAAATTATCAAAAGGATTCTGTCCTTCATAATAGGCTTCAAATGCGTAGTACTCAGCGGAAACATCTTGCCAAAGTACTTGGCCACTGGTATCGGTTATACGTTCATCAGTGTTTTGGTCGTTATTCCAATATCTAACTACCTTGACGTTTGATTTAGGGGTGGCATTCTGGTCCTGAATAGTCAACTGTATATCTGAAGAATTTGCGGGCGCACAATCGGCCACCAGGCGAGGGGCATTTCCAGCTTCCAAGCTTTCATAGGTCTGATACCCCGAAGGGTTTACTGCCTGGATGCATAGCGATATGTCTGATTGGCCATTATCAATGGCAGTTTGTAAATAGCTTTTTAGCTCCGGAATTTCGAAGTCTAACCACCCAATTAAATCACCTGACA comes from the Anaerohalosphaera lusitana genome and includes:
- a CDS encoding LamG-like jellyroll fold domain-containing protein, coding for MKKLIMLMLCLLVAGAAQAIPVADNFTDGELDASTWIPVVKDGSEVLEYPGYLTMTQVDARPYMATVGGWDPTTQGTLTVTTTAYIPAGKGIVIWTRSNGEYDTAGWPNMGGVIGTGLRFSFMNNQYNTGIMYKAADGAAWAGVSSLQEDTSNLTYGVAGDWNITVTDTGSEVTLEVVNVADPSNYAIATANISDVPAVTSHKVAVNGFGVEFDNLYINSANPAASQPTPADGAEDVAIDTDLSWTAPEAYTQDGCRVYFGTNEPNYSLANYGLTELTNGVEDITTISPSPSPMANGTTYYWIVDSYEPGVTEPFLGDAWSFTTIPALPAIDDATPTGEALFAGEDAVFTVEFVSESAITSNVWEKSTDGGASWTTAPGTVTLDEASTPNTSELTIAGVTAADEAMYRCVLTNSAGSEASEPANLILKTLKAHWTMDQSDFSNNTYLDVSGYGHDATKVGTTAPTFVTDADGNATGAVGIFTSDQASTAGTWDPTAETGEFTIHAWVKWDGVTRGGLLSKRTGWSVDGMMFHTTVNADGTVSIARRGTWDITRTSTKQVTANEWNKVAIAFDGSNVRFYINGLWAGTSDFSLGTGTGEPITIGALRGDGLVPFGGYLDNVKLYNYALPHEDLVDAPVYPSPADNATGVPFDTDLSWYAGEGSELFDVYYSTTAPDLDAPDYDPNYPLTDPSVIAGLTSPEASFGFNLDLDTTYYWYVVESDGSGNPLWQSDVWRFTTRDLKTDLTDDLRVDMYDLEQLATEWLTDTKQFPPSEYAYLDHENWADPNFPDQEPQLTDYVAPWEGDGTTWAVGSVELNFSPTPADENHDPGNRTMVWSYDDSEGGWAHGITIGLPQDVDFSEFDKFGYWVYQESTSGSADIRIDSRNDDGIYRDWFDMSSHDGQWHKYVWDIPNGAATAVYQIRFYRGDASGATEEFSDFFLIKDDVTTKLCLNEYKILDEDINDDCVVDFLDFVYLAQDWLLDASNL
- a CDS encoding DUF1559 domain-containing protein produces the protein MNLKKGGFTLIELLVVISIIALLLAIMMPALGMVKERARRVTCGSNLKQVGISMLTYATDNNNKVPPSWMEENWRGTAGYAGWAAYFACHINPNATSDQDKIIGDPYNMTWLITTDYLKDPKVFYCPSARTVSKTYSYEPYIGRLSWPFVKNPPGNSNSAAVRVSYSYIPQVRAREVIQCGSSNRDVKVHMVGYKVSNMTSSTSLAADLIDTQNTVMHRAGVNKPAGINVLHGDGHVVFSNDKEAINADDFWGDSQDRPNLPNQNGYNLRALLGLFKGTAQILD
- a CDS encoding sigma-70 family RNA polymerase sigma factor, which translates into the protein MSESSQNNRNREFFELYGQSQTRILSFLFAMVHNESDAQDLLQDTAAAMLENFSRFERGSNFTAWGITIARNKALNFLRKNSKSRPLLNPDLYTRIAELEMSEMEEEERLAERLAVLKKCRKKLDGRDQEILSLKYYQGYPMSKIAEVLGRSKTGIYHTLARIHNLLYRCIQNNLATGRNE
- a CDS encoding FecR domain-containing protein, with translation MISDDQRIALCKLIMGLMDGSITDHGLSVLNQQLAQSPEALEFYREFMKNTALLKNGIDLSQSSLSDPISSDFWAELSKYEMTAPAVVVSEQEEGRNIIQKVEYPQREKHKLSKFQIVTLIISSAALLFVVFILNFVRPKEGSIKVATLVDQVDAEWTDEGVRWTNGVGFWTGDSPYLLTKGFARILSNNGADVIIESPAKFEMRDTDEIFLYYGKVACSVPPKAYGFKIQSADFEITDLGTEFGVTVRQNQSSEVSVFDGKVEMASLYDKHYDNVLTAGQAKQVSYGSGTVSDIPCDRYAYKQTWKDVLTSVEVKGSIDFLRASPKSLEQDAFESDSKMFLIEERKSVPLQNEITGLISSGQYTSQDLTLDTEAIPGQVDKPVDSFLLHIDRVGGTSFEQNLVLNGTIAFRCPIVGVLVDTDKIIESDSLFGNPNVDYSDDINRGITGESSTWREIDESTLDVLTLSEDRKTLMVKMVAGNFDQIRILVESP
- a CDS encoding IS3 family transposase (programmed frameshift), with product MKRKNHSPEQIVKMLRQADAVIGSGGTVQQACRELGISEATYYNWRKQYGRMKLDQVKQLKALQKENAQLKKLVADQALDNAILKEALFGKLLSPARRRKAARHVQKSLAVSERRACKVIGQPRASQRYKPQQQPTNTALTSKIIELAKEHQSYGYRFITAKLRQHGWRVNHKRVQRIWRKEALQVPHRRKGRKTKGNSDNSCSVQKADYKDHVWTYDFVSDQSEDGRSLKFLTVLDEFTRESLTIEVGRSIKSGDVVETLEYLFAVRGVPGFIRSDNGPEFVASAIKKKLGKKNVETLYIEKGQPWENGFIESFNGKFRDEVLNRELFYSVKEAKVIVEQWRMEYNNHRPHSGLDYATPAEFAATCIASASPTAQLQQYTTDEKDNSLTVAGT